Proteins encoded together in one Pelagicoccus enzymogenes window:
- a CDS encoding SLC5 family protein, whose amino-acid sequence MNISPLDLSIVLCYFVFVFWITVRVGRGVKDSNDYFLAGRSMRWPMIGASLFATNISAEQFVGQAGLAMAMGVAVANYQMAGVFGFLLMGIIFLPIYIRLGIVTTPQFLNIRYGKESYRFVSIFQILFLAINAVPVSLYAGGRVMQDLFGWESLLPGVLILAVTTGLYAVLGGLRAVVITDFIQMFILLAGGIMVLLFGLNAVGGWDVFTQKIEAYQASEGVDLFSMVRSADDPQIPWTAVVFGLSIHALYYCSVNHAVVQRAMAAKSIHQARMGGLFAALLKCTTIFLIVMPGVVGLMLLKDGFFEVPPESPDQLYASMIRSLLPVGMVGLTLAGLVAALMSSVDSFLCSASSLITLDWYKPMRPHASEREVVVAGRIFGVVLIVSAVIWALWVIPNFKFLFDYLAKFASYSVGGVLACFLGGLLSPIPNRVGGFVTLLFGTTAGVLMWLSVDNAWFSGIVDELGFDFMQMNFLHAGFFLTVASFLVLFVVSFATKGKGQEGFAAARSRVLLDMEATPAENRQFAVWVGIVCVLSVAIYLYFW is encoded by the coding sequence ATGAACATCTCCCCCCTAGACCTCTCTATCGTTCTCTGTTATTTCGTATTCGTTTTCTGGATTACCGTGCGGGTCGGCCGCGGGGTAAAGGATTCGAACGACTACTTCCTGGCGGGCCGCTCCATGCGTTGGCCGATGATTGGAGCGTCCTTGTTCGCTACCAACATCTCGGCCGAGCAGTTTGTGGGGCAGGCTGGCTTGGCCATGGCGATGGGCGTAGCGGTCGCAAACTATCAAATGGCGGGAGTCTTCGGATTCTTGCTGATGGGAATCATCTTTTTGCCCATCTACATCCGTTTGGGAATCGTGACCACGCCGCAGTTCCTGAACATCCGCTATGGAAAGGAATCCTACCGATTCGTATCCATTTTCCAGATCCTCTTCTTGGCGATTAACGCGGTACCTGTTTCCCTCTATGCGGGAGGACGGGTCATGCAGGACTTGTTCGGTTGGGAGAGTCTGTTGCCGGGAGTGCTTATCCTGGCAGTGACGACTGGTTTGTACGCTGTTCTCGGGGGATTGCGAGCGGTCGTTATCACTGACTTTATCCAGATGTTCATCCTCCTCGCGGGAGGAATCATGGTACTGCTCTTCGGATTGAACGCGGTCGGTGGCTGGGACGTCTTTACGCAAAAGATCGAGGCCTACCAGGCGAGCGAGGGAGTTGACCTCTTTTCCATGGTGCGCTCAGCAGACGATCCTCAGATCCCTTGGACCGCGGTTGTGTTTGGATTGTCGATACACGCGCTCTACTATTGTTCGGTGAATCACGCAGTGGTGCAGCGCGCGATGGCGGCCAAGAGCATTCACCAAGCCCGCATGGGCGGCCTCTTTGCGGCCTTGCTCAAGTGTACCACCATTTTCCTTATCGTGATGCCGGGCGTGGTGGGGCTGATGCTCTTGAAGGACGGTTTTTTCGAGGTGCCTCCGGAGTCGCCGGACCAATTGTACGCATCCATGATCCGCTCGCTCTTGCCGGTGGGCATGGTGGGACTGACCTTGGCTGGCTTGGTGGCAGCCCTTATGAGTTCTGTGGATTCCTTCCTTTGCTCCGCTTCGAGCCTCATCACTCTCGACTGGTACAAGCCGATGCGCCCGCACGCGAGCGAGCGTGAAGTAGTGGTGGCGGGCCGCATCTTCGGTGTGGTTTTGATCGTGTCGGCGGTGATCTGGGCCCTTTGGGTCATTCCGAACTTCAAGTTCCTCTTCGACTACCTTGCCAAGTTCGCCTCCTACTCGGTCGGCGGGGTACTGGCTTGCTTCTTGGGCGGTTTGCTCTCCCCGATACCCAATCGTGTGGGAGGTTTCGTGACCTTGCTCTTCGGGACCACGGCCGGAGTGCTCATGTGGCTCTCGGTAGACAATGCCTGGTTCAGCGGGATCGTTGACGAACTTGGTTTCGACTTCATGCAGATGAACTTTCTGCATGCCGGGTTCTTCCTCACCGTTGCCAGCTTTCTCGTGCTCTTTGTCGTTTCGTTCGCGACGAAGGGGAAGGGGCAGGAAGGGTTTGCGGCCGCCCGTTCCCGGGTGCTGCTAGATATGGAAGCGACCCCGGCAGAGAATCGCCAATTCGCGGTTTGGGTGGGAATCGTCTGTGTTTTGTCAGTCGCGATCTACCTTTATTTCTGGTGA
- a CDS encoding glycoside hydrolase family 3 N-terminal domain-containing protein, with translation MDTHLAQATLTNLDSSASADPIEQRVNALLAKMSVEEKVGQMRIVHAQLGVSLDEAGELVLSEHFKQQVKHGIAGIKNPGEHLPPEQAARINNLLQKYLVENSRHGIPGMFVTESYNGVDAAGTTDFSRPINLAASWNPDLVERVWDQVGREARSRGMHMCHSPEADLIRDPRFGRMSEAFGEDTHLVTEMVVAAVKGVQGNGQGLASTHIGAVTKHFAGYGQVEGGRNFASVQISERDLVDQILPPFKAAVQRAHTLGIMASHGDLNGIACHGNHHLLTEILREQWGFDGYTVSDANDIGRLFYFMAVAENEDEAALLGLRAGMNVDLYNEDCYVRLPQLAEKFPDIIPLIDQAAGNVLRAKFRLGLFDNPYVDEKAAPEINRSPASLALALESDLDSLILLKNENGVLPLSPEKTSTVALVGPLLKAQTLAQFQAAAGPSVTFRAEKGFSLTNGEINYPDLLTPEQCAEGLERAVQTASQADATVLFVGGDEFTSKEAFFDFAIGDRASIDLLGSQVELFHRLKALGKPVIVVLKHRRTLAINELAAEADAIIDAWDPGEQGDTAIAMTLFGQSVPSGKLPCTVPRTIGQLPFHYSQKKINYKKGYMFMENGPLYPFGFGLSYTRFHYENLQLSRDQIENGASLTASIKLTNTGSLAGKEVVQLYIQDPIGSVVRPLKELKAFRKIELQPGETKTVTFEITPEMLACTGADMVRKVENGDFVVQVGSSSEDVLEAGFRVV, from the coding sequence ATGGACACTCACTTAGCTCAAGCCACCCTCACGAACCTCGACAGCTCCGCTAGCGCGGACCCGATCGAGCAGCGCGTAAACGCCTTGCTCGCCAAGATGAGCGTCGAAGAAAAAGTCGGGCAAATGCGCATCGTGCACGCCCAGCTCGGAGTCTCCCTCGACGAGGCAGGCGAACTTGTGCTCAGCGAGCACTTCAAGCAGCAAGTGAAGCACGGCATCGCCGGCATCAAAAACCCGGGGGAACACCTTCCGCCCGAGCAAGCTGCCCGTATCAACAATCTCTTGCAAAAGTACCTCGTGGAGAACAGCCGGCATGGAATCCCGGGCATGTTCGTGACGGAATCCTACAACGGAGTCGACGCCGCCGGCACCACTGACTTTAGCCGTCCCATCAATCTCGCAGCTAGCTGGAACCCGGATCTCGTGGAACGGGTTTGGGACCAGGTCGGGCGCGAAGCCCGATCCCGCGGCATGCACATGTGCCACTCGCCCGAAGCAGACCTGATTCGCGATCCCCGTTTCGGCCGCATGAGCGAAGCCTTTGGAGAGGACACCCATCTGGTCACCGAAATGGTGGTTGCCGCCGTCAAAGGCGTTCAGGGCAACGGCCAAGGACTCGCCTCCACCCACATCGGGGCTGTCACCAAGCACTTCGCCGGCTACGGCCAGGTGGAGGGCGGACGCAACTTCGCCTCCGTTCAGATCTCCGAACGCGACCTCGTCGACCAGATCCTGCCTCCCTTCAAAGCAGCCGTGCAGAGAGCCCACACCCTGGGCATCATGGCATCGCATGGAGACCTCAACGGCATCGCCTGCCACGGCAACCACCACCTGCTCACCGAGATCCTACGCGAGCAATGGGGCTTCGACGGATACACCGTTTCCGACGCCAACGACATTGGCCGCCTCTTCTACTTCATGGCGGTCGCCGAAAACGAGGACGAGGCCGCCCTGCTCGGCCTTCGGGCCGGCATGAACGTGGATCTCTACAACGAGGACTGCTACGTGCGCTTGCCGCAGCTGGCCGAGAAGTTCCCCGACATCATCCCGCTCATCGACCAGGCTGCCGGAAACGTGCTACGCGCCAAATTCCGCCTCGGGCTCTTCGACAATCCCTACGTCGACGAAAAAGCTGCCCCCGAAATCAACCGAAGCCCAGCCTCTCTTGCCCTCGCGTTGGAGTCCGACCTCGACTCTTTGATTCTCCTTAAAAACGAAAACGGAGTCCTGCCGCTCAGTCCCGAAAAAACGTCCACGGTGGCGTTGGTTGGCCCGCTCCTCAAAGCGCAAACCCTCGCCCAGTTCCAAGCCGCCGCGGGTCCCTCCGTCACCTTCCGCGCCGAAAAGGGCTTTTCCCTCACCAACGGAGAAATCAACTATCCCGACCTGCTCACGCCCGAACAGTGCGCCGAGGGCTTGGAACGAGCGGTGCAAACCGCCTCCCAAGCCGACGCCACCGTGCTCTTCGTGGGCGGCGACGAATTCACTTCCAAGGAAGCCTTCTTCGACTTCGCGATCGGCGATCGCGCCTCCATCGATTTGCTCGGCTCGCAGGTGGAGCTGTTCCACCGCCTCAAGGCCCTCGGCAAACCGGTCATCGTGGTGCTCAAGCATCGCCGGACCCTCGCCATAAACGAGCTCGCAGCCGAAGCCGACGCCATTATCGACGCCTGGGATCCCGGCGAACAAGGCGACACCGCCATCGCTATGACCCTCTTCGGACAATCGGTTCCTTCCGGCAAGCTCCCTTGCACGGTACCGCGCACCATCGGGCAGTTGCCCTTCCACTACAGCCAGAAGAAGATAAACTATAAGAAGGGCTACATGTTCATGGAAAACGGCCCGCTGTATCCCTTCGGCTTCGGACTGAGCTACACCCGTTTCCACTACGAGAACCTCCAGCTCTCGCGCGACCAGATCGAAAACGGGGCATCCCTGACGGCCAGTATCAAGCTCACGAATACGGGCTCCCTCGCCGGCAAGGAAGTCGTTCAGCTCTACATCCAAGATCCCATTGGCTCGGTCGTACGTCCGCTCAAGGAGCTCAAGGCCTTCCGTAAAATCGAGCTCCAGCCGGGCGAAACGAAAACCGTCACCTTCGAGATCACCCCCGAAATGCTGGCTTGCACCGGAGCCGATATGGTACGAAAGGTTGAAAACGGCGATTTCGTTGTCCAAGTCGGCAGTTCTTCCGAGGACGTTCTGGAGGCTGGGTTTCGAGTCGTCTAA
- a CDS encoding alpha-L-rhamnosidase C-terminal domain-containing protein, whose translation MKSTTRLLVMMSLLCATSLFARTQAPYELRCELLKGDVLGSIVDPTPHFAWIVPVEKEGGRQTSYQVQVAKAADGFGRGKSPVWDSGSEQSSASLGVEYAGEPLQALEAYEWRVRVGVEGGELGHWSRPQRFTMAAELADAPSRHPTEATPVAPKSIVELEPGRYLLDFGKVAFGFMELDLVASKAGELTVHFGERGSPEGVLRELPEKSSVRYYEVSLAVSEGNGVYGVHPPKNLRNTKPVAIAIPGRFGTIAPFRYVEIETNGIELGKLEAKQLAIHYPWDEYASSFRSSNEDLNALWELCKYSMKATSFAGTYVDGDRERIPYEADTYINMLSHYAVDSEYSLGRYTHEYLMDFETWPTEWKQHSVMMAGIDFMYTGDIASIRRVYERLKKEKTLEERAREDGLLVGYPYPNHGQRPGRSADIVDWPPVERDNYVFNEINTVVNAFHYLNLLQMAEIAEALGKADEALDYRSRAKRFYVTFNETLFNEETGLYVDGEGTEHSAFHANLFPLAFGLVPEARYESVADFIVSKDLACSVYAAQYLLEALYAGGREDAALRLMTMKGIRSWQNMLAVGSTITLEAWDDSFKPNQDWNHAWGAAPGNAIARFMLGVRPLTPGFAKMLIAPRPGSLEFVEGRVPTIRGPVDVSVKQVRGESMEVVLRIPGNTEPVVSLKLPEGQRLGRALVNGKPADYEEEGGIVTFEGIASGAYRIRLDYE comes from the coding sequence ATGAAATCTACCACGCGTCTTCTCGTAATGATGTCACTACTTTGCGCCACTAGCTTGTTCGCTCGAACGCAGGCTCCGTACGAACTCCGTTGTGAACTGCTGAAAGGCGATGTTCTCGGTTCGATCGTCGATCCGACGCCGCACTTCGCGTGGATCGTGCCAGTGGAGAAGGAGGGCGGACGTCAAACGAGTTACCAAGTTCAGGTCGCAAAAGCGGCGGACGGCTTCGGCAGGGGAAAGTCTCCGGTATGGGACTCGGGTTCTGAGCAATCCTCAGCGTCATTGGGAGTTGAATACGCTGGCGAGCCCTTGCAAGCGCTTGAAGCCTACGAGTGGAGGGTTCGCGTGGGAGTTGAAGGAGGCGAGCTCGGTCACTGGTCCAGGCCGCAGCGTTTCACCATGGCGGCGGAGCTTGCGGACGCTCCGTCGCGGCATCCGACGGAGGCGACCCCTGTGGCCCCCAAGTCGATTGTCGAGCTGGAGCCAGGCCGCTACTTGTTGGACTTCGGCAAGGTGGCTTTCGGCTTCATGGAGTTGGACCTCGTCGCTTCGAAGGCCGGCGAGCTGACGGTTCACTTCGGCGAACGCGGGAGCCCGGAGGGCGTCCTGAGGGAGTTGCCGGAGAAATCGAGCGTGCGCTACTATGAAGTTTCGCTGGCTGTGAGCGAGGGAAACGGCGTCTACGGGGTTCATCCGCCCAAGAACCTTCGCAACACCAAGCCGGTCGCCATCGCGATACCGGGCCGCTTCGGAACCATCGCTCCTTTCCGTTACGTGGAAATCGAGACCAATGGGATCGAGCTCGGCAAGTTGGAGGCGAAGCAGCTCGCGATACATTATCCATGGGATGAATACGCGTCCTCGTTTCGCTCATCCAACGAAGACCTCAACGCTCTCTGGGAACTTTGCAAGTACAGCATGAAGGCGACGAGTTTCGCGGGAACTTACGTTGACGGCGACCGGGAACGCATTCCTTACGAAGCGGACACTTATATCAACATGCTCTCCCATTATGCGGTAGATAGCGAGTATTCGCTCGGGCGCTACACGCACGAGTATTTGATGGACTTCGAGACGTGGCCGACGGAGTGGAAGCAGCACTCCGTTATGATGGCCGGTATCGACTTTATGTATACGGGCGATATCGCTTCCATTCGCCGCGTTTACGAGCGGCTAAAAAAGGAGAAAACTCTGGAAGAGCGGGCGCGCGAGGACGGTTTGCTAGTGGGTTATCCTTACCCGAACCACGGTCAGCGTCCCGGCAGGTCGGCGGATATCGTCGATTGGCCTCCGGTAGAGCGCGACAACTATGTCTTTAACGAGATCAACACGGTGGTGAACGCGTTTCACTACTTGAACCTATTGCAGATGGCCGAGATAGCGGAGGCCTTGGGAAAGGCGGACGAGGCGCTCGACTACCGTTCAAGGGCGAAACGTTTCTACGTGACCTTCAACGAGACGCTGTTCAACGAGGAAACGGGACTCTACGTCGATGGGGAAGGGACCGAGCACTCTGCCTTTCACGCGAACCTCTTTCCGCTGGCATTTGGACTTGTTCCGGAGGCGCGCTACGAGAGCGTGGCGGATTTCATCGTATCCAAGGACTTGGCCTGCAGCGTCTACGCGGCTCAGTACCTCTTGGAAGCCCTCTACGCTGGAGGTCGCGAGGACGCCGCCTTGCGGCTGATGACCATGAAGGGAATTCGCAGTTGGCAGAACATGCTGGCGGTGGGATCGACCATCACGCTGGAAGCTTGGGACGATTCGTTTAAGCCGAACCAGGATTGGAATCACGCTTGGGGCGCGGCGCCCGGCAACGCGATTGCCCGCTTCATGTTAGGAGTGCGTCCGCTCACTCCCGGTTTCGCGAAGATGTTGATCGCGCCGCGTCCCGGATCCTTGGAATTCGTGGAAGGGCGGGTCCCGACCATTCGCGGACCCGTCGATGTATCGGTGAAGCAAGTACGAGGCGAGTCTATGGAAGTCGTTTTGCGGATTCCTGGAAATACGGAGCCGGTGGTTTCGCTCAAGCTTCCGGAGGGGCAACGATTAGGAAGGGCCCTCGTGAATGGAAAGCCCGCCGACTACGAAGAGGAGGGCGGTATCGTGACTTTCGAGGGAATCGCCAGTGGAGCGTATCGGATTCGGCTCGACTATGAATAG
- a CDS encoding LacI family DNA-binding transcriptional regulator, with protein sequence MNPQKGSPKAAKQRVTIRDIADEVGLHFTTVARALKDSDLVKPDTAKLVKEAAGRLGYQADPFVSAFCSYRSSHLKQGYRGNLSWINGFHTPDFFEVEAKGYYRECYEGAKERCEELGYKLVPFWFGEPGMSAKRASQIIHSRGEAGLIVAPMPPSIDKLDMRWDSFCSVRIGYSVPEVPLTNVVSDHFANMKLLCDKLESLGFGRIGFASKKWIDDRVENKWSGAYQLRRYGADGSRYLPLFLSQDEDDFHAFESWMHRNKPEVIILAGMTSYPEYLKGMGLSVPEDVKLAFVSLEHDQVGNYAGIDQEAKVVGAVAVDLLAGIVRRSQVGLDSAPKTIMTPGFWRDGASCSRPADLGSVSS encoded by the coding sequence ATGAACCCCCAGAAAGGCAGTCCCAAGGCCGCGAAGCAGCGCGTGACGATCCGAGACATTGCAGACGAAGTCGGCCTGCATTTCACCACGGTGGCTCGGGCGTTGAAGGATTCGGACCTCGTGAAGCCGGACACCGCCAAGTTGGTGAAGGAGGCCGCCGGGCGGCTCGGTTACCAGGCGGATCCGTTTGTGTCGGCGTTCTGCAGTTACCGGAGCAGTCACTTGAAGCAGGGGTACCGAGGGAACCTGAGCTGGATCAACGGATTCCATACCCCGGACTTTTTCGAGGTGGAGGCGAAGGGCTACTATCGCGAGTGTTACGAAGGGGCGAAGGAACGTTGTGAAGAGTTGGGCTACAAGCTGGTCCCTTTTTGGTTCGGGGAGCCGGGGATGTCGGCAAAGCGCGCTTCGCAAATCATCCATAGCCGGGGAGAGGCAGGTTTGATCGTAGCGCCCATGCCGCCCAGTATCGATAAGTTGGATATGAGGTGGGATTCGTTTTGCTCGGTGCGTATCGGCTATTCCGTGCCGGAAGTCCCTCTGACGAACGTTGTTTCGGACCATTTCGCCAACATGAAGTTGCTTTGCGACAAGCTGGAGTCTCTCGGCTTTGGGCGCATTGGTTTCGCGAGCAAGAAGTGGATCGACGATCGGGTGGAGAACAAATGGTCGGGAGCCTACCAACTCAGGCGCTACGGGGCGGACGGTTCCCGTTATCTTCCCCTCTTCTTGAGCCAGGACGAAGACGACTTTCACGCGTTCGAATCTTGGATGCATCGCAACAAGCCCGAAGTGATCATCCTTGCCGGCATGACATCCTACCCAGAGTACCTGAAGGGCATGGGCCTGTCGGTTCCGGAGGACGTGAAGCTGGCTTTCGTGTCCTTGGAGCACGACCAAGTAGGAAACTATGCAGGGATCGACCAGGAGGCTAAAGTCGTAGGAGCGGTCGCGGTCGACCTGCTCGCTGGTATCGTGCGTCGTTCGCAAGTCGGCTTGGACAGCGCGCCCAAGACCATCATGACCCCTGGCTTTTGGAGGGATGGCGCGAGTTGCTCGCGCCCTGCAGACCTCGGCTCCGTATCAAGCTAG
- a CDS encoding purine-cytosine permease family protein: protein MYTDNSSKSVDASRNDSAVNEYERQPVPKKAHKGAGKFWGMYAGEHAAGTEFMIGPLFLLNGVTLQNVFLGLLLGNLLAVLSWRYVCTPIATKARLTLYFQLEKIAGGGLVKVYNLANGVLFCFLAGAMVTVSATAVGIPFNMDMPAMEDVFPNSALFVVVALCTGGLIAVVATLGYDSVAKFANIASPWMVLVFVSCGIVAFKQLDVSSWDELNTLWTGSIAFAQEGKESSVMGFWSVVFFSWLCNAAMHMGMADLSVFRFAKKPSYGWATSAGMYVGHYVAWIAAAFMLAAQIKLTQNADPLAGPMAEQVTGLAGIICVIVAGWTTANPTIYRAGLAFQAMVPFVSRRAATLAAGALATLSGMFPALAFKLLDFVGLYGMILAPIGAIIFFNWYFRSRGDAVTLHERAFKGSFNFAVLFAWLIPIAISLYFIQVKGVSPWFFTMPCWIACGCLYLLFSVKSRRA from the coding sequence ATGTATACCGACAATTCCTCTAAATCGGTCGATGCCTCCCGCAACGACTCCGCTGTAAACGAATACGAACGCCAGCCGGTTCCCAAGAAGGCGCACAAGGGAGCGGGCAAGTTCTGGGGCATGTATGCGGGCGAGCACGCGGCCGGCACGGAGTTCATGATCGGCCCGCTTTTCCTGCTCAACGGGGTGACCCTGCAGAACGTGTTTCTCGGTCTCCTGCTAGGCAACCTGCTGGCGGTTTTGAGTTGGCGCTACGTGTGCACGCCCATCGCGACCAAGGCGCGTCTGACGCTCTATTTCCAGTTGGAGAAGATCGCAGGGGGCGGTTTGGTGAAGGTCTACAATTTGGCCAACGGCGTGCTGTTCTGCTTTTTGGCGGGAGCGATGGTGACCGTCTCCGCGACCGCGGTGGGAATTCCGTTCAACATGGACATGCCCGCCATGGAGGACGTTTTTCCCAACAGCGCCCTTTTTGTGGTGGTTGCCTTGTGCACGGGAGGCTTGATCGCGGTGGTCGCCACCTTGGGCTACGACTCGGTCGCCAAGTTCGCCAATATCGCGTCGCCGTGGATGGTTCTCGTCTTCGTTTCCTGCGGCATCGTCGCTTTCAAGCAGCTCGACGTTTCGAGTTGGGACGAGCTGAATACCTTGTGGACGGGTTCGATTGCGTTCGCCCAAGAGGGCAAGGAGAGCTCGGTCATGGGCTTCTGGAGCGTGGTATTCTTCAGTTGGCTCTGTAACGCCGCGATGCACATGGGAATGGCGGACCTTTCAGTCTTTCGTTTTGCCAAGAAACCAAGCTACGGTTGGGCGACCTCTGCCGGGATGTATGTCGGTCACTACGTGGCTTGGATTGCGGCCGCCTTCATGTTGGCCGCCCAGATTAAGCTGACCCAGAACGCCGACCCCCTCGCTGGCCCCATGGCGGAGCAAGTGACGGGATTGGCGGGCATCATCTGCGTGATCGTCGCGGGCTGGACCACGGCTAACCCAACCATCTATCGGGCGGGCTTGGCATTCCAAGCGATGGTGCCTTTCGTATCCCGCCGGGCGGCCACCTTGGCGGCTGGAGCCTTGGCGACCTTGTCTGGCATGTTCCCAGCCCTCGCATTCAAGCTGCTCGATTTCGTGGGGCTTTACGGAATGATCCTCGCTCCGATTGGAGCGATCATTTTCTTCAACTGGTACTTCCGCAGCCGTGGCGATGCGGTGACTTTGCACGAAAGGGCGTTCAAGGGCTCCTTCAACTTCGCGGTGCTTTTCGCTTGGTTGATCCCGATCGCGATCAGCCTCTACTTTATCCAAGTCAAAGGCGTTTCACCCTGGTTCTTCACCATGCCCTGCTGGATTGCCTGCGGCTGTCTCTACCTCCTGTTCAGCGTAAAGTCGAGGAGAGCCTAA
- a CDS encoding family 43 glycosylhydrolase yields MMNSTPTLPITLERLQGYGVTDPQVRIYQDTAYLYASHDEHPENTEFVMPDWQVWSSKDLVNWQYEATLSPEDTYIGAPFKGCWAGDSIYKNGIYYWCFSAVDKSTDKHEIGLVSAPSPTGPWTDPIGEAWIPHDSAPTHVYDPGFLQEDDGTTYIVFGVWDYYIARLEGDMSGLAETPRKLEILDPRGPYGEGTTDDKPFLHKHGNLYYLSWGAFYATSENLYGPYQYRGCLIDEKLMDSSFAEKTWPHGPQQGRHGSFFDWNGQSYFMYCDMSFSGNRYYRGSWISYVHYRENGEIAPIEITSEAVGRYTAGKPIPAANFSDGNGIQKVENPDGRLSIAPIERGAQVSYPNIRDISTPSVDVILRFSKSSDSQTIKISNGHHHCGEAIPINATEVHYRIDAFVPHDGITLQFCEVKTESIQLDYLTVAEHQQRLAIHNAGS; encoded by the coding sequence ATGATGAACTCCACTCCGACTCTCCCCATCACCCTCGAGCGGTTGCAAGGGTACGGCGTAACCGATCCCCAGGTCCGCATCTATCAGGACACCGCCTACCTTTACGCATCCCATGACGAGCATCCGGAAAACACCGAATTCGTGATGCCTGACTGGCAAGTTTGGAGTTCCAAGGACTTGGTCAATTGGCAGTACGAAGCGACGCTGTCTCCAGAGGATACCTACATCGGAGCGCCGTTCAAAGGCTGCTGGGCGGGCGACTCAATCTACAAGAACGGCATCTACTATTGGTGCTTCTCCGCTGTCGATAAGTCCACGGACAAGCACGAAATCGGCCTGGTATCCGCCCCCTCTCCCACCGGTCCGTGGACCGATCCCATCGGTGAAGCTTGGATCCCTCACGATTCCGCCCCTACCCACGTTTACGATCCTGGCTTCCTGCAGGAAGATGATGGTACGACCTACATCGTTTTCGGCGTTTGGGACTACTACATCGCTCGCCTCGAAGGGGACATGAGCGGCCTCGCCGAAACGCCTCGCAAACTCGAGATCCTCGACCCTCGCGGACCCTATGGAGAGGGTACAACCGACGACAAACCTTTCCTGCATAAACACGGAAACCTGTACTACCTGTCCTGGGGAGCGTTCTATGCGACCTCTGAAAACCTGTATGGTCCCTACCAATACAGAGGTTGCTTGATCGACGAAAAGCTCATGGACAGCTCCTTCGCGGAAAAGACCTGGCCCCACGGCCCCCAGCAAGGGCGTCACGGTTCCTTCTTCGACTGGAACGGCCAAAGCTATTTCATGTACTGCGACATGAGCTTCTCCGGAAACCGCTACTACCGAGGTTCTTGGATCAGCTACGTGCACTATCGAGAGAATGGCGAAATTGCGCCCATCGAAATAACATCCGAAGCGGTCGGTCGCTACACAGCTGGAAAGCCAATACCAGCAGCCAATTTCAGCGACGGAAACGGCATTCAAAAAGTGGAGAATCCAGATGGGAGGCTTTCAATCGCCCCCATCGAAAGGGGTGCCCAGGTCTCCTACCCAAACATCAGAGACATCTCGACACCGTCCGTCGACGTCATCCTCAGGTTCAGCAAATCAAGCGATTCCCAAACCATCAAAATCTCAAACGGCCACCACCATTGCGGCGAGGCAATCCCGATCAACGCAACGGAAGTCCACTACCGCATCGATGCCTTCGTCCCTCATGACGGTATCACCCTCCAATTCTGCGAAGTCAAAACTGAGTCAATCCAACTCGACTACCTAACCGTTGCAGAACACCAGCAACGACTCGCAATCCACAATGCAGGATCGTAG
- a CDS encoding transposase — protein sequence MEKDLRTRKTQRMHFGRVSMPGARYFVTLCVAGRKETLRQKAAADTLFRQLDRLHADQEVEMACAVVMPDHMHLLFRLGSSLSLGRVVSKFKTLTRSAARWQKDFYDHRLREDESEEAYGFYVFMNPYTKGLLALDERWDCWRRWRVSPYRFEALLDRDGVVPENWLRLARSQP from the coding sequence ATGGAAAAGGATCTCCGAACACGAAAGACGCAGCGGATGCATTTCGGAAGGGTGTCGATGCCTGGGGCTCGCTATTTTGTTACCCTCTGCGTTGCAGGACGAAAGGAAACGCTAAGACAAAAGGCAGCGGCGGATACTTTGTTCAGGCAATTGGATAGGCTCCATGCGGACCAGGAGGTCGAGATGGCCTGCGCGGTTGTAATGCCTGACCACATGCATCTGCTCTTCCGCTTGGGCTCATCGCTGAGCTTGGGTAGAGTCGTTTCGAAGTTCAAGACGCTGACGAGGTCGGCAGCTCGATGGCAGAAAGACTTTTATGACCATCGACTGAGGGAAGACGAATCTGAAGAAGCCTATGGTTTTTACGTATTCATGAATCCGTACACGAAGGGCTTGCTTGCTCTGGACGAGCGTTGGGATTGTTGGCGGAGGTGGCGAGTTTCGCCCTATCGATTTGAAGCGCTGCTGGATCGGGACGGCGTGGTCCCGGAGAATTGGCTGAGGTTGGCGCGTTCTCAACCGTAG